The following proteins are encoded in a genomic region of Lemur catta isolate mLemCat1 chromosome 10, mLemCat1.pri, whole genome shotgun sequence:
- the CCL19 gene encoding C-C motif chemokine 19 gives MAPRMAPLLALSLLALWTSPAPALGGANDAEDCCLSVTQRPIPGNIVRAFRYLLIKDGCRVPAVVFTTMRGYQLCAPPDQPWVDRIIRRLRKTLAKSKRHSS, from the exons ATGGCGCCCCGTATGGCCCCACTACTGGCCCTCAGCCTGCTGGCTCTTTGGACTTCCCCAG CCCCAGCTCTCGGTGGTGCTAATGATGCTGAAGACTGCTGCCTGTCTGTGACCCAGCGCCCCATCCCTGGGAACATTGTGAGAGCCTTTCGCTACCTCCTCATCAAGGATGGCTGCAGAGTACCTGCTGTTGT GTTCACCACAATGAGAGGCTACCAGCTCTGTGCACCCCCAGACCAGCCCTGGGTGGACCGCATCATCCGGAGACTGAGGAAGACCTTGGCCAAG AGCAAGCGCCACAGCAGTTAG
- the LOC123646187 gene encoding uncharacterized protein LOC123646187 isoform X1: protein METFGAQDMSGLRRYEVALEAEEEIYWGCFYFFPWLRMWRRERSSAHPGEQKLESLRGLMSCLSSGLGPAPQRSGRSLPSRTPTAAAQPAGALKI, encoded by the exons ATG GAGACGTTCGGAGCCCAGGACATGTCGGGATTGAGGAGATACGAGGTGGCGCTGGAGGCGGAGGAGGA GATCTACtggggttgtttctactttttcccCTGGCTGCGCATGTGGCGGAGGGAGCGGAG CTCGGCGCACCCCGGGGAGCAGAAGCTGGAGTCTCTGCGGGGCCTGATGAGCTGTCTGTCGAGCGGACTGGGCCCTGCTCCCCAGCGCTCGGGTCGTAGCCTCCCCAGCCGCACCCCCACCGCCGCTGCCCAGCCAGCCGGTGCATTAAAGATTTAA
- the LOC123646187 gene encoding uncharacterized protein LOC123646187 isoform X2 yields the protein MSGLRRYEVALEAEEEIYWGCFYFFPWLRMWRRERSSAHPGEQKLESLRGLMSCLSSGLGPAPQRSGRSLPSRTPTAAAQPAGALKI from the exons ATGTCGGGATTGAGGAGATACGAGGTGGCGCTGGAGGCGGAGGAGGA GATCTACtggggttgtttctactttttcccCTGGCTGCGCATGTGGCGGAGGGAGCGGAG CTCGGCGCACCCCGGGGAGCAGAAGCTGGAGTCTCTGCGGGGCCTGATGAGCTGTCTGTCGAGCGGACTGGGCCCTGCTCCCCAGCGCTCGGGTCGTAGCCTCCCCAGCCGCACCCCCACCGCCGCTGCCCAGCCAGCCGGTGCATTAAAGATTTAA